The following is a genomic window from Clostridium fungisolvens.
CCATGTATCTCTTACATTTTCAATTATTGGTATTACCGAATTCATAATTTCAACATCTTTTTTAATGTTAGCTTGCATTAACTGATATTTTATAAATTCATATACTGCAAAGAGCTGTTTTGCCCAATCTCCAGCGTTTGTATCCAAACTTACCATAAGCTCTGTAAATATATCTTCTGTTCTAGTTATATTATCGTGTGCTTTTTTAGGATCTTTATCTAAAATAGCTTGTCTACCTATTTTAGAATATTTAACAGCTCCATCAACTAGCATTAGTAATAATTGTTCCTTGGATGCATAATTTACACTATTATTTTTATATACATTGTATCCATTGTTTCCGTACATAATATCCTCCTATTTTTTAACATCTATAAATATTCCTCTGTAGTTTTCCTTTGAATCCTTCTCTTTTGTTACTTCGACTTCTAAAGTCTCCGGCTTATATCCATCTACAGTTACTACCTTTTGCTCT
Proteins encoded in this region:
- the fliS gene encoding flagellar export chaperone FliS codes for the protein MYGNNGYNVYKNNSVNYASKEQLLLMLVDGAVKYSKIGRQAILDKDPKKAHDNITRTEDIFTELMVSLDTNAGDWAKQLFAVYEFIKYQLMQANIKKDVEIMNSVIPIIENVRDTWYEAEKLAKVAR